The window GACGTCTGTCGAAGTTTCGCTGCTCCCTGGGCTTGAGTAGAGGTTTTTGGTTTTGTCTTGGATATTGAAGAGGCAGGTAGTTTGCTGTGTTCAGTTGTCACCCGCGAGGTAGCGCCAGCCGCCAGAATTGACCGTATCGACCTAGGAAGCTCTTTACTGCGCTTTGTCGAGGTGGCTGCggttggcgatggtggtgtaAATCGTGAAGGTGGCGATGCGTCGCCGGCAGGGCTGGACGAAATGACGATAGCTTCGAAAACTCCTGCGTCGTCATGACGTCTAGTTGGGTCTGGTGAGCTGGTTATCGTCCAACCGTCCAGGCTGGGGGATGTGCTGTTGGGCGTGGGCTGCTTACTGGACTGCCGTAGCGATGGCGGTGTTTGTGGTCGGCGGAATCGGTTCGGttgagggagaggaggaagagacaTGTCCGAATCTTCGGACTCGCAAACTTCGTTGTTTACAACGGCATCTCCCTTGGTATTGGCggcactgctgctggtagcTTTCTCCTGAGGCTCTACCGCCTTGGTGACGCGAACAAAACTGTCAAGGGCCCCGTGAGGCATTATATCcgccttcttcgtcttcgtgtTTGACCCCGATGCCGTCTTTTTAGAGGGCGATTTGCGTTTGGATTTCTTGTCTTCCCAGGCTTCAACAGATTTTGGCGCAAATCTCCTGGCCACCTCTTCCAAAACCCATGTAAGCTCCGGTTTTGTGATATCAAACACCTTTCCGCCGCTACTCTGGCCATCTTCGGCCGCGTCGACGCTGcccggcgctgcagcaaacTCATCATCGCTATTGAGAGCCAGCCCGCTCCGAGCATATGCGATTTGCTCTTCTACTTCCTTCGATATGTCGATGGGAACAATCTCTTCAGGGATATAAGCCAGACGTAATTCAGATGTTCCATCTGTACTAAAATGGTTCCGCTGGCTCGACACTTTTTGGACCAAAGAGTcgccatcaacgccgcccTGATGCAGACGATTCACAAATAGACCTTCGCTGAGCACGCGAATGAATTTGATTGCGCCAACTCGAAAATCCCAATTGAAAGTTTCCCTCGCAAATTCCCTGAGGCCCTCCAACTGGATCTCTCTAGTTTCTCTCAGCCTGTGTCTGATGATGTCCAGCATGGATTCTGGAGAAACCACCGGGTGGGTATAATATCGAAGCACTTCCATATTTGGGAAATCTTCTGGAATAGTAAGACACTTGTGGCGAGTTCGAAAGTATTTGCTTTCGTTTGTTTCAAGCTCGTGTATCAACGACGCTTTCCACCGGCGGAGGCCCTCTGTATCCGAGGCTCGAAGTTGACACAATGATTTCCCAAAGccagccttggcagcctcgcaCGCTACTTTCGGTCCACAGCCAGGCACTCCCTCAGGGATATAGTCGCCGCCACTCATAATGGCCACTAGCACCATTCCCTCTCGATCGAGGCCAAGGCTGGCCAAGTTCAATTCGTCGACATCGTACATGGAGATATGCGTTGGCCGTGTGCCCTTGCCTTCAGCCGACCAATTCTTCATCGTTCGCGTGCATCCAAACATGATGGTGTCCACATCTTCGCTGAGCACCGCATCAACGACGCCATTCTTCTGTAGGAACGCGCATTCGGCTTCGGCCTCGCCTGGGGCATCGTGCGCTATGAATCCAAAAAGTCGAATGAGCCTCTTGGCATGGGCTGCTGAGAAGCCATCACCTCGTCCTGAGCGCCTATTGCGTTTGAATTTGGGTTTGTTGGGGCCGTCGAACACGAAGATTGGCTGGATGGGTGTTCCCAAGAGTCGGACGAGTCGATAGAAGAGGGTTCGAATCGCGGGGTTCGTGCCGCCTGTTTTGAAAGTTAGATGAAAGCTTGCATGGGGCCTGAGTAACTTCTTGTATGCTCACCACGCGCAGCTTGGTTTTGGAACTGCCAGATGGCGATGTCAATGGCGAGGCGGAATGGCCGGTTGTGATTCTCGAAACTATCGGATGCGAGCTTGGACAGTGATATCCGCTTGCCAGGGCCTAGCTCTTTGTATATCCTGCAAATGTGAGATTTCCATGTGAATGTATCAATAATTGTTAGAAAATACATTCAATACTCACCCTTTGATCCCCATTGATATCCTAACCTTTTTCCACTCCCCCGGCTTGTCAAAAGCTGAGGACAGTGGATGGTGATTGTGATGTTTTGTTTGTCCCGTTAACATGACGACAGGACCAAAACACTTGGGTCGGCAGGGGTGCCTTATCGATATCGGTGGACCGGCGCTAACAGCACCCGCCAATCCAGGCTCCAGGCAGTGCTCTCAGTGAGAACGAGCTGCAGTTGAGGCGCCTCAGTTCGCTCATAGGCCGAAAAGGAGAATATAGCAGCCATAGCGCTTGTAACATTGCTGGAGCTTCAATTTGCCAAGAACAAACGCTGAGAAGCATTGAAGGATCCTGAAACATCTGCACCAAGGCCATGTCCTCAGGGACGGGGCCGACGCTGGCTCATCGGAGCGTGGCCAGCATTCGCTCAGCCCCAACGATTCAAGAGCATTCAGGATCAGGCCCTACGCCAAATACGCCTCCGCGGATCATCTCAAACACATACGGTTCACCAGCTACTATCAGAGCCGACGATGACTTTCTAATCATTCAAATTGGGTCAAGGTTTATCCGTGCTGGATTTGCGGGGGACAACCAGCCCAAGGCAGTGCTCACAAGCGAGCCAAAAGACCAGCGCCGAGCGGGAGATTTCAGGAACTGGCAGCagcctggagctggcgaTGTCGAATCCTGGGCCGAGCAGTACGAGATATGGCGATATGATTTGAGACAAGTCGACCTTGGGCTTGTTTATGACAAGCTGGACCGGCTGCTGAGAGATGCCTTTGGAAGGTAAGCTTGTATGATGTTCGCCCTCAGGAACGCTGGCATTGACACTGGTCTTAGGTGTCTGCTGATTGACTcccggccaagaagagctggcCTTGTTATTGACCCTGCGGTGCCAATACCAATTCTGTCCACTGTGCTTGATCTCTTGTTCAAGGGGTTTCAGACACCAATGATCTCTCTCATGTCCACGGCCGCCATGTCTGCGGTAGCTGCAGGCGTCCGCTCAGGGCTGATTATTGATATGGGATGGTCCGAAACGATAGTCACCAGCGTCTACGAGTACCGAGAGGTCAAATGCACGCGCAGTGAGAGAGCAGGGAGATATCTTCACAACAAACTCTACGAGCTTCTCCGGAAACTCTTGACTGacaaggatgaagacgaaggcgGTGTACGAGCCATCAGTTTTGCGGAATGTGAAGACATCATGTGTCGTCTGGCGTGGTGTCGGCCGTTGGCGTTCAAGAAAGTTCAAGTTCAGAGGCAATCGCAGCAATTAGATAcggtggaggagcaggaCGAGTCTGAGCCGGAGCACTCGCCAGGCGGCGTGGCGAGCATCCCGTTAAGATCGACCACTCCACCGAGGACGCTTGATGTCTCTGTTGACAAGATTGCAGATATATGCGACGAGACGTTCTTTGATCTGTCAATAGCACCAACAACATTTGACGACCACGAACTTCCGTTGCATTTGCTCGTATATCAGCATTTACTACAACTTCCAATGGATGTGAGGGCTACTTGCATGCCTAGAATCATCTTCACGGGTGGCTGCTCCAATATCCTGGGCGTCAAGGAGCGGGTTGTAGACGAAGTCATGAGCATggttaataaaaaaggatGGGCCAATGTCTCGGGCAAGCACGTGGAAGAGACTCGAAACAGCCAGTTCGCTGACCGAAGAGCAAGCGTCGCAAAGTCAGTTAGCTCGACGGCGACGGTGTCTGATGtcggagaagaacaagactCATCACGACCAAGTTCAATAGCTACGGCATCTGATATATCGGATCCCATTGAGGCGAAGGTAGCGCGCCATCGACCACAAATCCAGCAACTACAGGGAGAATTCCGCACACTTCACTCGCTTGGACCATGGGCCGGGGCAAGTTTGGTCTGCCAACTCAAGATCCCCGCCATGGCTACGGTAGACCGCGAGCtatggctgcagcagggaGCTAGTGGTGCGACGCGTCCGAATGAAATCGACGTCAAGGCCCAGCAACGGCAGAGCATGGGCGCAGGAGGTTTTATTCGTGGCAGCGGAGGACATCACACAAACTGGACACTGGGAGCATGGGGCAATGTGTGAATAGCTTGCCGTTGCTGGATTCGTGGTCAATGGCGCATTATTTTCGCCTTGTCGGGGTCTCGTATATAAGATGTGTTTTGCTTTGGCTTTCTCATTCGACAACACGTGAAACATGATTGGGACGATTCGGCTATCAAGCGTTTGCGGTACGAATAGATTTCAATTCATAGACTGTATCAACGAAACTTTACACTAGAAGTTGGCACTATGTGCCTCTTGGATGATAAATGGGAGGGAGAAATTAGCGACTATACCTTTGTTTTTGCAGCATTATGTCCCGAAAAATAAGATTTAGATTTTTTTGACCGATTATCAACCTAGATTAACAGGCCTTTTTGAAGGATCTGCTCTGTTTTTTTCGCTGAAGTTGGTTGCGTATCTAACTTGGCCGAATCAAGACGCAGCCAGTTGGCGCGAATTGATGACACGCTTCGAACGATATCGTGAGAATGCAACTAACACCActtgagaaagaagacgcctcaaagaaaaggcgaATCACGAGTCATGGCAATTCGGCATACAGAAACCGACCCGCAGTAGAGCTTGTGGATAATGTCGAGGACGCCCTCTTACCGGGACCTGTCCGACGAGGCGTCCAAGAGCCGCTTCATATCGTGTATAAGCGTGAGCTAGCTGGGAGATAACGCCCTGGTGGCTTTTATAGAAAAACCATTGAGCGCCACCGGAGAAAATACAGAACAAAAGCGACGCGGGTTTCCACGAATGAAGGATTTCCTCTCTGCTCAGAGGCGGGTAAACGCTTAAGCTAGCTTCTTGGCCGGCAACGCCAAGCGTACACGTATGGAAGTAAACCGGATATGAAGCGTTGTTTTGAACGCCACAAGAACCGCTCGCTGGAAAACCGCCCCCGTGAACGAATCACAAGACTCACTCGTCGTCTCCCCAGCTCTTCAGCTTGGGGACTAGAGTCTGGGGAAAACCCCacgtttttgtttttggctCCTTGAGAAACTCGACGGCGTTGGCGCCATTCCgcttttctcttcccccaCACATGGCGCCTCTCGTCTTGCTCTTTGGCGGCTCCAGCTTCCCCGACTTTTCTAACCCCCCACAGAGGATGCTCGTTCCCGGTAGTGATGCTCGGTTGTCGGTGTGCCGACGGCTTTATTGGACGATTGGGGGATGCACGATGAGGTGAGGGGGCTTGATTGGTGAAGGATGTAACCCGAGATATAAAACGGCGGAGCTTTGCTCTAAACGAGCCgagcagcgtcttcttgACTTCTGCGCtgatctttttttgcgtgcACATACTCTGGTCTCGAGCAAAGCCAAACAGGTAGAGATCATGGCCACCGAATCCAATGAAGCGGCCTATCTGCCTCCCCCTTCTGTGAAGGATCTGGGCGagggagatggcgatgtcgAACATGTGGAGAAGGACATCAAGACGGTTGTGGCCGCGGTCACGGACCGTCCAGTCCACGAGATGTATCTGGAGGCCCTGGAGCGGTATCCCAACGACGAGGCGATTGACCAGGCGGCGGAGAAGCGATTGTTGCGCAAGCTCGACATGCGAATTCTGCCGTTGCTGGGCATCTGCTATTTCTTCTATGTGAGCCTTTTCAACCTGTAAAACCTCGTTTCGGGCTGACTGACCTGGGACTGCTCAAGTACGTCGACAAAACCACGCTCTCGTAcgccgccatcttcggcATCAAAAAGGACCTCAACCTCGTGGGCGACGACTACTCATGGCTGTCGAGCAGCTTTTACTTTGGCTGGCTGATCTGGGCCATCCCGTCCAACCTCCTCATGCAGCGCAGCCCGCCCGCCTATTACCTGGCcttcaacatcttcatgTGGGGCGCGCTGCTCATGTGCCAGGCCGCGGTGAAGAATCTGCAATCCCTGCTGGCCCTTCGGATTCTGTCTGGGGCCTTTGAGGCAATTGCCGACCCGGCCTTTATGCTCATCACGTCCATGTACTACACGCGGGCGGAGCAGCCGTCGCGGATATCTGCGTGGTATGCGTTTAATGGAGTCGGTGTTGCTGGGGGTGGTCTTATTGGTAAGTGAAACTCTCTCCAGCTTATCTTACCAGAATAGGAAAATGCTCTTTGAACGAGGCATTGTTGACGTTTGTGAACTTTTGAATTGCAGGATACGGCATCGGCCAAATCAAGGGAATGCTGCCGTCATGGCGCTACGAGTTCATCATTGTCGGTGCCTTTTGCGCCGCTTGGGGAatctgcctcttcatctgcctGCCCAACTCGCCTCGAACCATCTGGGGCTTTACGCATgacgagaagctcatcatgATTGCGCGGATGAGACGCAACCAGACGGGCGTGGAGCAGAACAGAATCAACTGGAAACAGATCAAGGAGGCCTATCTGGACTACAAGACCTGGCTCTTCACGCTGCTTGGCTTCGTGTCCAATATCCCGAATGGCGGTATTTCCAACTTTTCGACTCTAGTCATCCAGGGCCTGCATTTTGATACGCTGCATACGGCTCTGTTGGGCATTCCGCAGGGTgtgctggtggtgatttGGATTGGGCTGGGTGCCTTGGCGAATAGGTTTATGCCAAATAACTGCCGGACGCTTGTCTGTGCGCTGTTTATGCTGCCCACAATTGCTGGAGCCCTGGGGTTCTTGCTTGCTCCAAACGATGCATATGTGGGGAGACTGATTTGCTTGTAAGCCATTCATGTGCTTTCTTCCTTGCGtcctttcccctctctcATGTCAAGCGGACGTAGAGCCATCCATCATTGGACATTGACTAACGCGGAACTAAAAACAGCTACTTGACCGGCTCATACCAAGCCTCATTCgtcatttctctctctctcatcaccTCAAACACCGGTGGGCagtcgaagaagatgattgtcTCGGGCATGATCTGGTTCGGTGCCTGCATCGGCAACATTGCCGGTCCCTTCTTCTACAAGGCCAACCAGGCGCCGTCATATCATCTTGGGATTGGCTCTCTCCTCGTTGCCAACTGCATCGAACTGGCGCTCTTCTTTGTGTTCCGCTACGCCTTTATATGGGAGAATAAGCAAAAGGAGAAGCTTCGAGCGGAGCTGGAAGATCGCGGGGAGCTTATTGCTGGCGAGCTGAATGCCACGGCGTTTGTTGACTTGACGGATAAGGAGAATCCGAATTTTGTGTATGTTTACTGATGTGCGCGGGAACGCATGAGATGGCAGTAGTACTAGAACAGACGGTCATCCATAAACTTGAATTGTAAATGCCTTCCATAACAGGCCATGTTTTTGAACCATTGATTAGTAGTACTAGTTGCTTTGTGTACGGCCGCCGGACGAGTTCCCACTTTGACGTGACAGTAATTGTTGAGAGGAAAATTTCAATGCCACAACAATGCTCATATACAGCATGGCTGATTCAGCATCGACAGCCTCGTGGGATGGCTTCATCCATTCGTTCTCTCTACGCGCGAGGCTTGTCCTACACATGTGATGAAGCACTTGACATCTGAAATGAGCCTTGCGGGCATTTGCGACGGCCCCTAAATCCATCGGGAAAATGGATGACATAGCGCGGCACTCCCACGTTTTCGCCTCGTGTCAATGCCGCGGATTCTCACATGGCAACCTTGCAAGGGACCGTATAGTGGGCAATTCAATTCCGGGCCGGCGGAATTAGAGCACGGCAGAGAACATGGTCATCATTAGTCAGTGGTGGTAGTATGCCTCATCCCGTATATACGGTCGATATCATGAGCATGTTTTCTTGTCCTGTACTAGCACTAATATCCGTCAGCTTGATGCGTGCGTGCGCATGTATCATGTATGATGCGCATTTGCTGCTTTGTTAGCGGCACTTCTGGCTGCTGTCGCGACGAGGCGAGGTGGCGCAAATGCAATACCACCCCCCCTTGCATTGCTTTTATTTGCACCAACCGTGAAAAGCAAAACGTCCGGAGAGTAGGTATTACGTGCAGTTTGGCTGATGGGTAATCTCGATACGCCCTTCTCGCGCTATACTTCTACCTCTACGTGGACTGCTTATAATGGACAAGGGGTTCGAGAAATGGGAACCCGATCTTGGGTTTCTACTGCGTCCAAAGTGCACAATACCGGGCGTATTGGTATGATCGTCGTTGAGCAACAAGGAGGCGGCCGCTGTGCCCCTGGGCTAGCTCTGCTTCGTACCTGGACGCAACGTGAGCTGCCTGCCTGTATAGGTGAGTAAGCATGCTTTGGGATGTACCCGGGCAGTAAAAGCCGCCTTTTTGAGATTGTTTCCGCTGTGAGTGTCATACGAACAGCGACAGAATACATGTCAGCGCTGATGAAACGATCAAAGAGAGATGAGGAAACAGATTGCCCGGACCCTGCCGCTGCTTGCAGGCGCTGCTCCTGAAACCAAGATGTAAGCTCGTCGTTGGCGCTCTCATGCTGCACGGACTCTCCACACATGGCTTCCTGATGCAATTGAATGGTCCAAGCTGTCGGGTCGTGATGCTGACAGCCCAGCGGCTTGACATGGTCAAGCAATCCCTAGTGCAAGCAAGCAGGAGCCCTGCCGGCCACGTAAGACGAGGCCGCTGCGAAGAACAAAGGCCTTACTGGGTCCCAGGCTCTGGGGAGTCATACCGACAGCAGTATTGTCTGTCGTGTGCTCAACCGCCGTATGGACGCAGTTCGTACTGTATCCAAGACTCCAGTCCACACCTACACGCATGTATCCAACAACCGAGCGAGGCGTCCCAGCTGCTGATTCGCCCGCTCGGCCCCAGTGGTTTCCAAAGCCCCCTGCAGTTGCTTTTTCCTGGGCCACAGCTCGTTGGCTGCAGGTATATGGCATGTTGGTAAGCCCCGGTGCCCTGTCCCCGGTTCTGCAGATGCGTCCAATGCTGCATTGCTGCGCTATTAGGTTGGTACAGGTATGCATGCATTGGACCGTCGCTGCAGGGGAGACCAGTCGCGCGGGTCTCT is drawn from Trichoderma atroviride chromosome 7, complete sequence and contains these coding sequences:
- a CDS encoding uncharacterized protein (EggNog:ENOG41~TransMembrane:12 (i78-104o116-136i143-163o169-195i207-225o237-257i300-318o338-360i372-391o397-420i432-452o464-485i)), whose product is MATESNEAAYLPPPSVKDLGEGDGDVEHVEKDIKTVVAAVTDRPVHEMYLEALERYPNDEAIDQAAEKRLLRKLDMRILPLLGICYFFYYVDKTTLSYAAIFGIKKDLNLVGDDYSWLSSSFYFGWLIWAIPSNLLMQRSPPAYYLAFNIFMWGALLMCQAAVKNLQSLLALRILSGAFEAIADPAFMLITSMYYTRAEQPSRISAWYAFNGVGVAGGGLIGYGIGQIKGMLPSWRYEFIIVGAFCAAWGICLFICLPNSPRTIWGFTHDEKLIMIARMRRNQTGVEQNRINWKQIKEAYLDYKTWLFTLLGFVSNIPNGGISNFSTLVIQGLHFDTLHTALLGIPQGVLVVIWIGLGALANRFMPNNCRTLVCALFMLPTIAGALGFLLAPNDAYVGRLICFYLTGSYQASFVISLSLITSNTGGQSKKMIVSGMIWFGACIGNIAGPFFYKANQAPSYHLGIGSLLVANCIELALFFVFRYAFIWENKQKEKLRAELEDRGELIAGELNATAFVDLTDKENPNFVYVY
- a CDS encoding uncharacterized protein (EggNog:ENOG41~TransMembrane:9 (i78-104o116-136i143-163o169-195i207-225o237-257i300-318o338-360i372-391o)) — encoded protein: MATESNEAAYLPPPSVKDLGEGDGDVEHVEKDIKTVVAAVTDRPVHEMYLEALERYPNDEAIDQAAEKRLLRKLDMRILPLLGICYFFYYVDKTTLSYAAIFGIKKDLNLVGDDYSWLSSSFYFGWLIWAIPSNLLMQRSPPAYYLAFNIFMWGALLMCQAAVKNLQSLLALRILSGAFEAIADPAFMLITSMYYTRAEQPSRISAWYAFNGVGVAGGGLIGYGIGQIKGMLPSWRYEFIIVGAFCAAWGICLFICLPNSPRTIWGFTHDEKLIMIARMRRNQTGVEQNRINWKQIKEAYLDYKTWLFTLLGFVSNIPNGGISNFSTLVIQGLHFDTLHTALLGIPQGVLVVIWIGLGALANRFMPNNCRTLVCALFMLPTIAGALGFLLAPNDAYVGRLICL